One window of the Rufibacter radiotolerans genome contains the following:
- a CDS encoding NUDIX hydrolase → MPSTPRPWRLLRSNIAFKHKWYTLRRDEVELSNGHVVDDFFVSERPDGAMVFPVTEQNEVLFVRQYKHAAGKVFLEVPAGSFFPDQEDAKEAATRELLEETGAVLTQELIPLGVLHDNPAKDTNRLHLFLARNVRIEQAQVLDTTEDIEVVKVPLDQVLGKVLNGEICVSGSVALCFLALRHLQVS, encoded by the coding sequence ATGCCTTCTACTCCCCGCCCCTGGCGATTACTACGCTCTAACATTGCCTTCAAACACAAATGGTACACCCTTCGGCGCGACGAGGTGGAACTCTCCAACGGCCATGTGGTAGATGACTTCTTTGTGAGCGAGCGGCCAGACGGGGCCATGGTGTTTCCGGTAACGGAACAGAACGAGGTGCTGTTTGTGCGCCAGTACAAGCACGCCGCCGGCAAGGTGTTTTTAGAGGTACCGGCCGGCTCTTTCTTCCCGGACCAGGAAGACGCCAAAGAGGCCGCCACCCGCGAGCTGCTGGAGGAAACCGGCGCCGTACTCACCCAGGAGCTTATCCCCTTGGGCGTGCTGCATGACAACCCCGCCAAAGACACCAACCGCCTGCATCTGTTCCTGGCCAGGAACGTACGCATAGAACAGGCCCAGGTACTGGACACCACCGAAGACATTGAAGTGGTAAAGGTGCCCCTGGACCAGGTGCTTGGCAAAGTGCTGAACGGTGAGATCTGCGTGTCTGGCTCGGTGGCGCTGTGCTTTCTGGCCCTCAGGCACCTGCAGGTTTCTTAG
- a CDS encoding carboxypeptidase-like regulatory domain-containing protein — MKKNFPQILFLLLLSPFLAAAGQAMPRPEKGMSQTATGEQVHVRFSQPFYASGDTIKFKAFVVKTGSLQASAGSSVLEVAFKTSSAATTQHLRFPIVQGMAIGNIVLADSLARGLYEVTASTSSQAGEKEGVFRQRIRVLGPANERARADQPLAVTSVTLDAFPEGGKLIAGVENKLALKTTDQNGTGTAATGKITAPDGTATKFQTDHHGQGFMLFTPREGVSYQLALENQKAQGLLKLPPVQAQGVALRVTSSSDSLLQIRLLPSPAWLKNAAGKKVQVTFAAGGKPFFTGETTLAKGEESVMRINQQTLPDGPLKLTVTNANGQVEAERYMFVRHPQQLRLKVKTDRMSYGRREPVRVTAQVTDASGVPVEASLSFVVRSRAQAQSTQGKSLEEEFIKGVVPAYLLSASAAGLAPQSALEWSLLVEGAPSLLPTVKTPEPLAATTSQSAEGLRLAGRLLDAKGNALPSAMVLLFSRASSEPMVQVTDPEGRFSFLSLDFNNPGHYVTEVLSGGSRVKNATIEWADGPAFSPTAALPLRVTEQEAQYLRQAAVRAQTQTLFNGKKPMAVAEATDTSEAVLLGELGKPNQSYDLSKYNPFKNLEDVLRETVPLASVVGTGPDKEVRIFSPEKAGARFPERPLYLVNGTPVSNNEWLLNMPGAAIKQIDLFYAERKLSNIGLIGRYGVLSITTNPPHPSPREMQDKNSFTWAGLAKPFAFKTPSYEYTVPRPAPDFRSLLHWAPTVQSNANGTATVVFYTSDDIGDFEVEVEAYHPKGLVGSQRQLFTIVPTF; from the coding sequence ATGAAGAAGAACTTCCCCCAGATCCTGTTCCTTTTACTGTTATCTCCTTTTCTGGCCGCCGCCGGGCAGGCAATGCCAAGGCCAGAGAAAGGCATGTCGCAGACGGCCACCGGGGAGCAAGTGCATGTGCGGTTCTCGCAGCCCTTTTACGCCAGCGGCGATACAATAAAGTTCAAGGCCTTTGTGGTGAAAACCGGGTCACTGCAAGCCTCTGCCGGCAGTAGCGTCTTGGAAGTGGCCTTTAAAACGTCTTCTGCGGCCACCACCCAGCACCTGCGGTTCCCCATTGTCCAGGGCATGGCCATCGGGAATATTGTGCTGGCAGATTCGCTTGCCCGCGGCTTGTATGAGGTTACCGCGTCCACTTCCTCGCAGGCTGGTGAGAAAGAAGGTGTTTTCAGGCAACGGATACGGGTGCTGGGCCCGGCCAACGAGAGAGCCAGGGCAGACCAGCCCCTGGCGGTTACCTCTGTCACGCTGGACGCGTTCCCCGAGGGCGGGAAACTCATTGCCGGCGTAGAGAATAAACTGGCGCTCAAAACCACGGACCAGAATGGCACCGGAACGGCCGCCACAGGAAAGATCACCGCCCCAGACGGGACCGCCACCAAGTTTCAAACTGATCACCACGGGCAGGGGTTTATGCTGTTCACCCCGCGCGAAGGGGTGTCTTACCAGCTTGCGCTGGAAAACCAGAAAGCCCAGGGGCTGTTAAAGCTTCCTCCGGTGCAGGCCCAGGGAGTAGCCTTGCGGGTAACTTCTTCTTCTGACAGCCTCCTTCAGATCAGGTTATTGCCCAGCCCGGCCTGGTTGAAAAATGCCGCCGGTAAAAAAGTGCAGGTAACCTTCGCCGCCGGCGGGAAGCCTTTCTTTACTGGGGAAACCACCCTGGCCAAGGGCGAAGAGTCTGTTATGAGAATAAACCAGCAGACCCTGCCAGATGGCCCCTTGAAGCTAACGGTGACCAATGCCAACGGCCAGGTAGAGGCCGAACGATATATGTTTGTGCGGCACCCCCAGCAATTACGGCTTAAGGTCAAAACCGACCGGATGAGCTACGGCCGCCGCGAACCGGTACGCGTGACGGCCCAGGTAACCGATGCCTCCGGAGTACCCGTAGAGGCGTCCTTGTCTTTTGTGGTACGGTCCCGCGCGCAAGCGCAAAGCACCCAGGGCAAGTCTCTGGAAGAGGAATTCATCAAAGGAGTAGTGCCTGCCTATTTGCTGTCTGCATCCGCTGCCGGTCTGGCGCCGCAGTCTGCCCTGGAATGGTCTCTGCTGGTAGAAGGCGCCCCGTCTTTACTTCCAACGGTGAAAACCCCTGAACCCCTGGCGGCAACAACCTCCCAATCTGCCGAGGGCCTGCGATTAGCCGGAAGGCTTTTGGATGCCAAAGGAAATGCGCTGCCTTCTGCCATGGTGCTTTTGTTCAGCCGCGCCAGTTCAGAACCCATGGTTCAGGTAACAGACCCTGAGGGACGTTTTTCGTTTCTGTCTTTGGATTTCAATAACCCAGGCCATTACGTGACCGAGGTGCTGAGCGGCGGCAGCCGGGTGAAGAATGCCACTATCGAATGGGCCGATGGGCCGGCCTTTTCTCCAACAGCGGCGCTGCCGCTACGGGTAACAGAGCAGGAGGCGCAGTACCTGCGGCAAGCCGCCGTTCGGGCGCAGACCCAAACGCTTTTCAATGGAAAGAAACCCATGGCGGTGGCGGAGGCCACAGACACGTCAGAAGCTGTTTTATTGGGCGAACTTGGCAAGCCGAACCAGTCCTATGATCTGAGCAAGTACAATCCCTTCAAAAACCTGGAAGATGTGTTACGGGAAACCGTTCCGTTGGCCAGCGTGGTGGGTACAGGGCCAGACAAAGAGGTGCGCATTTTCTCCCCTGAAAAAGCCGGGGCCCGGTTCCCGGAACGTCCGCTGTATCTGGTGAACGGTACCCCCGTCTCCAATAATGAATGGCTTCTGAATATGCCCGGCGCTGCCATCAAGCAAATAGACCTCTTCTATGCGGAGCGCAAGCTGAGCAACATTGGGCTGATAGGCAGATATGGGGTATTGTCCATCACCACCAATCCGCCGCATCCTTCGCCCCGTGAGATGCAGGACAAAAACTCCTTTACCTGGGCCGGGCTGGCCAAGCCTTTCGCGTTCAAGACACCTTCTTATGAGTACACGGTTCCCCGGCCGGCGCCAGATTTCAGGAGCCTGCTGCATTGGGCGCCAACTGTCCAAAGCAACGCCAACGGTACAGCCACGGTGGTTTTCTATACCTCAGATGACATAGGTGATTTTGAGGTAGAGGTAGAAGCCTATCACCCTAAAGGGCTGGTTGGCTCTCAGCGCCAGCTATTTACTATTGTGCCCACCTTTTAA
- a CDS encoding gamma carbonic anhydrase family protein: MPLLLPVKGIHPTIGENCFIAPNATIVGDVVLGDQCTVWFNAVIRGDVHRIRIGNKTNIQDGAVIHCTYQKAPTTIGNNVSIGHNALVHGCTVQDNVLIGMGAIVMDNAVVEEHCIVAAGAVVLENTICESGHIYAGVPAKKVKALSQDQIAGMAKTADNYVMYASWFQDGNEGAASTGTGLK; encoded by the coding sequence ATGCCGTTGCTACTTCCCGTGAAAGGTATTCACCCCACCATAGGGGAAAATTGTTTCATTGCCCCCAATGCCACTATTGTAGGGGATGTGGTGCTGGGCGACCAGTGTACGGTGTGGTTTAACGCCGTGATCAGGGGAGACGTGCACCGCATAAGAATAGGCAACAAGACCAACATCCAGGACGGGGCCGTGATCCATTGCACCTACCAGAAAGCGCCCACCACCATTGGCAACAACGTGAGCATTGGCCATAACGCCCTGGTGCACGGCTGCACGGTGCAGGACAATGTGCTCATTGGCATGGGCGCCATTGTCATGGACAACGCTGTGGTGGAGGAGCACTGCATTGTGGCGGCCGGCGCCGTGGTGCTGGAGAATACCATCTGTGAGAGCGGCCATATCTATGCCGGGGTGCCCGCCAAAAAGGTAAAAGCCCTGAGCCAGGACCAGATTGCCGGCATGGCCAAAACCGCCGACAACTATGTGATGTACGCCAGCTGGTTTCAGGACGGGAACGAAGGGGCAGCGTCAACCGGAACTGGTTTAAAATAA
- a CDS encoding Pycsar system effector family protein, whose amino-acid sequence MADINEGPGPEGKNKKDKSEKPRRGIDTMFRITAANQMRLSDMADNKAHILLTINSIIVSILLSVLFRKLDTEPELIVPGILFLLTSLITMVLAILVTMPRIKKSSKNQPSPNDGDKINLMFFGDFHSMSLLEYENGIQDLMAKNKTLYGSMIKDNYFLGKVLQKKYTSLRFAYMFFMVGFITAVFSFVLMQIMFMDSDSPFMRFIGQFIG is encoded by the coding sequence ATGGCTGACATAAACGAGGGCCCAGGCCCCGAAGGAAAAAACAAGAAAGACAAGTCTGAGAAACCCCGCCGGGGCATAGACACCATGTTCCGGATTACGGCGGCCAACCAGATGCGCCTCAGTGACATGGCCGATAACAAGGCTCATATCCTGCTTACCATTAACTCCATCATTGTCTCCATTCTGCTTTCGGTCCTGTTCAGGAAACTGGACACGGAGCCTGAACTGATTGTGCCCGGCATCCTGTTTCTGCTTACCTCGCTCATCACCATGGTGCTGGCTATACTGGTGACCATGCCCAGAATCAAGAAAAGCTCCAAAAACCAGCCCTCCCCCAATGATGGCGACAAGATCAACCTCATGTTCTTTGGCGACTTCCACAGCATGAGCCTGCTGGAGTATGAGAATGGCATCCAGGACCTCATGGCTAAAAACAAGACCCTGTACGGTAGCATGATCAAAGACAACTATTTCCTGGGCAAGGTGCTGCAAAAGAAGTACACCAGCCTGCGGTTTGCCTACATGTTCTTTATGGTGGGCTTTATTACCGCGGTTTTCTCTTTTGTGCTCATGCAGATCATGTTCATGGACAGCGACAGCCCCTTCATGCGCTTCATAGGTCAATTCATAGGATAA
- a CDS encoding glycoside hydrolase 5 family protein has product MAICFYQSLRVVMLSPFSSASLPWVQVAPDAPYFITEDGLPWTPVGQNDAITWPELEGLFRRKNLAAVEEYLVYLTQHGVTCLRLMLEYAQGENRYFEKPVGRFQPNMVRLWDDLFALCAKHGLRILLTPFDTFWMWLRWKYHPYNKHLGGPCAGRRKLLLCPQTIAAIKTRLTFVVERWGGSGVLFAWDLWNEMHPAHMGNSADRFAAVATELSQHVRDLELRLYGRSHPQTISLFGPALHTHPTLADTIFRHPLLDFSSTHFYDPATLDHPRNTIDPAIKVGELVREALEHTSVNRPFFDSEHGPIHLFKNRRYTLATTFDDEYFRHMQWAHLASGGAGGGLRWPYRHPHTLTPGMRQAQKNMVGFLHLIDWSTFRRKNLNHEITISEPAFAVFGCADDTQAIVWLLRQNARYQRKRLVDPAAPPLAVQVQVPFLKDGTYLVQVWDTQEGTMQNQLRAESRDGSCTFTVPAVRTDMALALTRTA; this is encoded by the coding sequence ATGGCTATCTGTTTTTACCAGAGCCTTCGCGTGGTTATGCTTTCCCCTTTCTCTTCTGCTTCACTTCCCTGGGTACAAGTGGCCCCAGACGCACCCTATTTCATCACCGAAGACGGCCTGCCCTGGACGCCGGTAGGCCAGAATGACGCCATTACCTGGCCAGAGCTGGAAGGCCTATTCCGGCGCAAGAACCTGGCGGCGGTAGAAGAGTACCTGGTGTACCTTACCCAGCACGGTGTTACCTGCCTGCGGCTCATGCTGGAGTACGCACAGGGCGAAAACCGCTATTTTGAGAAGCCCGTGGGCCGGTTCCAACCCAACATGGTCCGCCTCTGGGATGACCTCTTCGCCCTCTGTGCCAAACACGGCCTGCGTATTCTGCTTACCCCCTTTGACACCTTCTGGATGTGGCTGCGCTGGAAATACCACCCCTACAACAAGCACCTGGGCGGCCCCTGCGCCGGGCGCCGAAAACTGCTGCTCTGCCCCCAGACCATTGCCGCCATTAAAACCCGGCTTACGTTTGTGGTGGAGCGCTGGGGCGGCAGTGGCGTCCTCTTTGCCTGGGACCTCTGGAACGAGATGCACCCCGCCCACATGGGCAACAGCGCCGACCGCTTTGCAGCAGTGGCCACAGAGTTGAGCCAGCACGTGCGGGACCTGGAACTGCGGCTGTACGGCCGGTCCCACCCCCAGACCATCTCCCTCTTCGGGCCGGCGCTGCACACGCACCCTACCCTCGCCGACACTATTTTCCGGCACCCGCTGCTAGACTTTTCCAGCACCCATTTCTATGACCCCGCCACCCTGGACCACCCCAGAAACACCATTGACCCCGCCATAAAAGTGGGTGAGTTGGTGCGCGAAGCCCTGGAACACACCTCAGTAAACCGGCCTTTCTTTGACAGCGAGCACGGCCCCATTCACCTGTTCAAGAACCGGCGCTACACCCTGGCCACGACTTTTGATGATGAGTATTTCCGGCACATGCAGTGGGCGCACCTGGCCTCCGGCGGGGCTGGCGGCGGGCTGCGCTGGCCGTACCGGCACCCGCATACGCTTACCCCCGGCATGCGCCAGGCCCAGAAGAACATGGTGGGTTTCCTGCATCTGATTGATTGGAGCACGTTCCGGCGTAAAAACCTGAACCATGAGATCACTATCTCAGAGCCGGCCTTCGCGGTGTTCGGCTGCGCCGATGACACGCAGGCAATAGTATGGCTGCTGCGCCAGAACGCCCGCTACCAGCGTAAACGCCTCGTAGACCCGGCCGCCCCGCCCCTGGCGGTGCAAGTGCAGGTGCCTTTTCTGAAAGATGGCACCTACCTGGTTCAGGTCTGGGATACCCAGGAGGGCACCATGCAAAACCAACTGAGGGCAGAATCTAGGGACGGGAGTTGCACATTTACCGTTCCTGCGGTACGTACAGACATGGCCCTGGCCCTTACCAGAACCGCCTAA
- a CDS encoding polysaccharide deacetylase family protein translates to MLLKRTLVFLLCLTSATVFAQDWNKKKCAVVLTYDDALNVHLDQVVPALDSFKLKGTFYLTAAAGPFSKRLPEWKKVAANKHELANHTLFHPCDGSRPGRDFVTADYNLATYSVRRITDEIRMTNTALEALDGKKERTFAYPCGDTQIGGVSYLDGMKGEFVAARGVQSEMVSGKGTNLYTIGSYMINGQTGEELIALVKKAQETNSMIVFLFHGVGGEHSLNVSLQAHRQLLQYLKKNEKQIWTTTFLEAAKHLKGAATAKK, encoded by the coding sequence ATGCTCCTGAAAAGAACCCTTGTTTTCCTGCTTTGCCTTACCAGTGCCACCGTATTTGCCCAGGACTGGAATAAGAAGAAATGCGCTGTGGTCCTGACCTATGACGATGCCCTGAACGTGCACCTGGACCAGGTGGTGCCTGCGCTGGACTCGTTCAAACTCAAAGGCACCTTTTACCTGACCGCCGCTGCCGGGCCGTTCTCCAAGCGCCTGCCTGAGTGGAAAAAAGTGGCCGCTAACAAACATGAACTGGCCAACCACACGCTTTTCCACCCCTGTGACGGCAGCCGCCCCGGCCGTGACTTCGTGACTGCAGACTATAATCTGGCCACCTACTCGGTACGCCGGATCACGGATGAGATACGCATGACCAACACGGCCTTGGAAGCCCTGGACGGCAAGAAGGAACGCACCTTCGCGTACCCCTGCGGTGATACCCAGATTGGCGGCGTTTCTTACCTGGACGGCATGAAAGGGGAGTTTGTAGCGGCCCGCGGTGTGCAGAGCGAGATGGTGTCTGGCAAAGGAACGAACCTCTACACCATAGGCTCTTACATGATTAACGGGCAGACCGGCGAGGAGCTTATTGCGCTGGTGAAAAAGGCCCAGGAGACTAACAGCATGATTGTGTTCTTGTTCCACGGCGTGGGTGGCGAACATTCCCTGAACGTCTCCCTACAAGCCCACCGCCAGCTGCTGCAATACCTAAAGAAAAACGAGAAGCAGATCTGGACCACCACCTTCCTGGAAGCCGCCAAGCATCTGAAGGGCGCTGCCACGGCTAAGAAGTAA
- a CDS encoding hemolysin family protein produces the protein MILNILLTILLVALNGFFVAAEFALVKVRASQIELRAQAGNQLAKIAYHMIGHLDAYLSATQLGITLASLGLGWIGEGVVSEIIIEIMHAMGIAPDPVLAHKIALPISFAVITVLHIVFGELAPKSLAIQRPESTALAVAIPLRIVYYVLLPFIWVLNGFSNFILRQIGITPMHGSEVHTAEELRLLFEQSAESGEIGGSQQELIENVFEFNERMVKQIMVPRTKLIALDLNATEEEIFKVVFNEGYTRMPIYRDTIDNIVGILYVKDLLVVLRAGEQVSLERLMRPAYFVPETKKISRLLKDFQRNRNHIAVVSDEFGGTSGIVTIEDIIEELVGEIQDEYDEEVPLIEKVGAFEFKVSTAASIQDANDDLPYPLPEGEDYETVGGYINMIYGRIPEIGDTAVHGVYEFKILEKTDRNVESVLLTVTEDKRDDLL, from the coding sequence ATGATCCTCAACATCCTTCTCACCATTCTGCTTGTGGCCTTGAATGGTTTTTTTGTGGCCGCCGAGTTTGCCCTGGTCAAAGTACGGGCCTCGCAGATTGAACTCCGGGCGCAGGCCGGTAACCAGTTGGCCAAGATCGCCTACCACATGATCGGGCACCTGGATGCCTACCTTTCTGCCACGCAGTTGGGGATCACCCTTGCCTCCCTGGGTCTTGGTTGGATTGGCGAGGGCGTGGTGTCTGAGATCATCATTGAGATCATGCACGCCATGGGCATTGCCCCGGACCCGGTGCTGGCCCATAAAATAGCCCTCCCCATTTCCTTTGCCGTCATCACTGTCCTGCACATTGTGTTTGGCGAGCTGGCGCCTAAATCCCTGGCCATTCAGCGCCCAGAGTCCACTGCCCTAGCCGTGGCCATCCCGCTGCGGATTGTCTACTACGTGCTGCTGCCTTTTATCTGGGTGTTGAACGGGTTCTCCAACTTTATTCTAAGGCAGATAGGCATCACGCCCATGCACGGCTCTGAGGTACACACCGCCGAGGAGTTACGGCTGCTCTTTGAGCAAAGCGCCGAAAGCGGTGAGATTGGCGGCAGCCAGCAGGAGCTCATTGAGAACGTGTTTGAGTTCAATGAGCGCATGGTCAAGCAGATCATGGTGCCGCGCACCAAACTCATTGCCCTGGACCTGAACGCCACCGAGGAAGAAATTTTTAAAGTGGTCTTCAACGAGGGCTACACCCGCATGCCTATATACCGCGACACCATTGACAACATAGTAGGCATCCTATATGTCAAAGACCTGTTGGTGGTGCTACGGGCCGGCGAGCAGGTGAGCCTGGAAAGACTCATGCGCCCTGCCTACTTTGTGCCGGAGACTAAGAAAATCAGCCGTCTGCTCAAAGACTTCCAGCGCAACCGCAACCACATTGCCGTGGTGTCAGATGAGTTTGGTGGTACTTCTGGTATTGTCACCATTGAAGACATTATTGAGGAACTGGTAGGCGAGATTCAGGATGAGTACGATGAAGAAGTGCCCCTGATTGAGAAGGTTGGCGCCTTTGAGTTTAAAGTAAGTACCGCGGCCTCCATCCAGGACGCCAACGACGACCTCCCCTACCCGCTGCCCGAAGGCGAGGACTACGAAACCGTGGGCGGTTATATCAACATGATCTACGGCCGTATTCCAGAGATAGGTGATACCGCAGTGCATGGCGTCTATGAGTTCAAGATCCTGGAGAAAACCGACCGAAACGTGGAATCTGTGCTCCTCACCGTGACCGAAGACAAACGCGACGACCTTTTGTAA